Sequence from the Ornithinimicrobium humiphilum genome:
AGGCGCCGGTGTCGTAGCCACCCGTGAGCGGGTTGATCTGCGTGCGGCGGGGCGAGAGGTCCTCGAGCGTGGGGGAGACCTGCTTGACGAAGAGGATCTCCGCGCCCTGCGGGGCCCACACGCGCAGCTGGGCGTCGGCGATGCCGCGTCCCATCGACTGCTGCATGAGGCGCGCGAAGTCCTCGGGCAGGCCGTCCCAGGTGCGGATCAGCTCGACGCCACCCATGAGGGCCTCGGCGATGCGGCGGACCTCGGCCACCTGCCAGGCGGCACCCAGGCCACGGCAGTCGGCCTGGAAGCGCCCGCGCACCTGCTCGATCGCCCAGCTCAGCTCCTGCGGCGTCTCGTGCTGGTTGGCGCCGTCGGTGAGGAGGATCGCGTGCTTCTTGGTCAGGGCCGGCACGGTGCCGAAGAGCTGCGCCGCGGCCATCAGCCAGCGGCCCATCGCGGTGCCGCCGCCGGGGGCGAGGCGCTGGAGCGAGCGCTTGGCCTCGAGCCGGGTCTGCGGCGACATGCGGACCATCGCCGCGGACATCCCGTCGGGATAGCACAGGGCCGCCTCGTGGTTGCCGGCGATGATCGCGAAGTAGACGCCGTCGACGATCTGGTCGAGCGCGGCGGACGCGGCGTAGGCGGCGGCCTGGACGCCCTGGACGTCCATCGATCCGGAGACGTCGACGATGATGATCTCGCCGGCCTCGCCCGAGGCGGAGCTCATCGGGGTGACCGTGCCGGCGCCCGTGCAGGTGATCGAGACGATCGCGTGCACGTCGGTCCCGCCGTCGGGCAGGAACTCGTTCTGGTGGACCGTCGCGGTGAACTCAGCCATGCGTCCCATCCTGCCTCGCGTCGGCACCCTCGGCAGCCGCCGGGTGCGGGGTCTCCACGGTCAGCTCGTCGGAGGCCGCCGGGTGCGGGGTGTCTCTGGTCTGCTCCTCGGCGATGGCCGGGGCCGAGGCGTGCGCGCCGGTCCGGGCCAGCGCCACCGTGATGTTGTCGGCGCCACCTCGGCCGTTGGCCCACGCGACCAGCGCCTGCGCGAGGTCGAGCGGGTCGCGCCCGACGCGGCGCTCCTCCTGGCGGAGCACGGCGCGCAGGTCGGCCGGCTCGGAGGCGTAGTTCCACAGCCCGTCGGTGCAGGCCAGCACCCAGCCCGGCTCGCCCACCTGCTGGGTCGTGATGACGGGGCGGTGGTCGGGGGAGTCGGGACCGAGCCACCGGGTGATGGTGTGCGCGAGCGCCCCGGACTCCGCGCTGGCCCGGTCGAGCCCGGCGCGGATCTGCTCCTCGGCCATCGAGTCGTCGGTGGTCAGCCGCCGGGGCTCGCCCTCGTCGGGGATCCAGTAGCCGCGGCTGTCGCCGACCGAGCCGTAGGTCGCCAGGCCGTCCTCGACGACCACGGCGACGTAGGTGCACGACGGGGCCGAGTCGGGGAAGTCGCGCCCGACCTGGGCCACCGCCTCGGCGGCCGCGTCGGTCGCGGCCACGATCCGCTCGGCGGCGGACCCGGACGTCGAGGTGAGGGTCTGCAGCGCCGCCTCGGCCGCGCCCAGGCTCGCCTCCGCCGAGCGCGTCGCGGTGGTCACGCCGTCGCACACGACGAGGGCGGCGCTGCCGTCCTCGCCGGCCCACACGGCCATCGCGTCCTCGTTGTCGGTATGCCGTATGCCACGGTCGCAGACCGCCGCCACGTGGTCGGCGGGCCGGGCCGTGAAGTGGTGGCGCGGGTCGGGGCGGCGCTCGCCGCACTCGGTGCACCAGCCGTCGGCGTCGAAGGCGCCGCCGCAGCGGCAGGTGCCGTGGTCGACGGGCTCCTCGGCGACCGGCTCGGGCTCCGGGGGCAGCTCGCCGTCGAGCACGAGCATCGGCGTGGGGAGCGGGGGCGGGCCGTCGGTGAAGGGCTCCGGCTCCTCGTCGAGGTCGGGCTCGCCGTCGAGGTCCTCCTCGAGGTCCGCCTCGGCGGAGTCGATCTCCGCCTCGGGCACAGGATGGCGCTCCGTCTCCACCCCGGCCTCCGGCTGCAACGTGCCGTCGGCGGCCACGCCGGGGTTCTCGGTCACCTCGACCTCGACCGGGTCGGGCGGGGTCAGCGGCACGATCTTCTCGTCCGGCGTCGTCGGGGCGGGCTGCTCGGGCTGCTCGGTCGTCATGTCCAGCTCCAGGGGCGTACGGCGTTGGCCTTGTCGATGAGCGTCGCGCGCTCGACGGGGTCGGGGGTGTAGTCGGCGAGGGTGCGGTACTCCGCCTCCAGCGCGCGCCGCAGCGCGTCGCGGGTCACGGGCACCTCGCCCAGCCGCCAGTCGGGGCGCTCGCCGTGCTGCGCGACCTGGCCGAGCGCCTGCTCGTAGATCGTCGCGTTGAAGAGCGCCCGCTGCTTGGGGTCGAGGGTCAGCCGGGAGACGGCATACATCGACTCGCGCAGGTCGGCGAGGCTGCCGCGGCGGCGCTGCAGCTCGGCCCGCAGCCACCGGGCGCGCGGGTGCGCCCGGGACCCGGCCGGCACGGAGTCGAGCGCGCGGATGGCGCCCTCGACGTCGCCGCGGCCGAGGCGGACCCGGTGCAGTCCGAAGGCGGCGGGGGCCACGTAGGCCGCGTCGGTACGCCATACCCGCTCGTAGTCGAGCTCGGCGGCCTTGGCGTAGCCGCCCAGCTCGCTCGCGAGGGCGAGCGCGAGGCGGGGGGCGATCTCGCCCGGCAGCGCGTCGCGCACGGCGGCGAACTGCGAGGCCGCAGCCTGCCCGGCGCGACGGGTGCTCTCCTCGTCGGGGCCGGCCTGCGAGAGCTCCCAGAGCCCGCGCACCCAGGCGGCCCGCCAGTCCCACGGGTCCTCCCGCAGCAGCTGGCTCAGGGCGTCGTCGACCCAGGCGCGCTGCCCGACGCGGACGCCGGCGCGGGCGCGGGCGAGCAGCACCTCGGGGGTCTGCTGGTCGTGTCCGACGAGGGTCGAGTGCAGCGCGACCGGATCGCCGACCTGCAGCGACGACAGCCAGTCGAGCATCGGGTCGGTCTCGTCACGCTTGAGCTCGGGCAGCTCCCACCAGGACAGCGTCTCGCCCGTCGACACCGGCGCCTCGAAGGCCATCGAGTGCGCCGACATCGTGGCCGCGTGGTCCGAGCGCGAGGCGACGACCTGTCGCAGCACGCCGATCATCTGGGTGCGCAGCTCGTCGATCGTGAGGAACCGGTCGTTGGGGTCGGGGGCGCAGCAGCGCGCGACCAGCCGGTAGAAGGCGTCGTTCTCGACGAAGGCCGGGACCTGCGAGACCGGGGGCAGGGAGTCGACGTACTCCGACTGGTAGCCGCGGAACTCGAAGGTGAGCACGCACAGCGTCCGGCCGATCGTGTAGATGTCGGACGCGACCGACGGGCCGACCTCGGCCACCTCGGGCGCCTGGTAGCCGACGGTGCCGTAGATCGGCGACTCCAGGTCGTCCTGGCGCCGCACGCCGCCGAGGTCGATGAGCTTGACCCCGTCGCCCTCCTGGATGAGGTTGTCGGGCTTGAAGTCGCAGAAGAGCAGGCCGAGGTCGTGCAGGTGGCTGAAGGCCGGGAGCGTCTCGAGCACGAACGCCAGCGCCTGGTCGACCGGGAACGGGTCGTAGCGCCCGGCGGTCGTCATCCGCTGCTTGAGCATCTGCTTCAAGCTCGTGCCGCCGACGTACTCCATGACGGTGTAGGCGTCGCCGTCGTGGGTGACGACGTTGTAGATCTCGACGATGAGCGGGTGCTTGACCTGCGCGAGGAACTGCTGCTCGGCCACCGCCGCCTCGAGCGCGTCCGAGTCACCGGTGTTGAGCAGGCCCTTGAGCACCACCCAGCGGTCGGAGACGTTCTTGTCGCGGGCCAGGTAGATCCAGCCCATGCCGCCGTGGGCGAGGGCGCCGGCGACCTCGTACTGCCCGGCGACGAGCTCACCGGGCTGCAGCTTGGGGGTGAAGGAGTAGGGGGCGCGGCACTGCGGGCAGAAGCCCTGCTGGCGGCCGCCCGCCTCGCCCGCGGCCTGCCCGACCTTGGCGCCGCAGTTGGGGCAGACGCGCCGCTCCTCGGGCACCTGCGGGTCGACCATGAGCGCCTGCATCGGGTCGCCCACGGGCACCGGCGGCACCTGGGTCAGGCCCATGCCGAGCGTCGTGCGGCGGTGGCGGGCGGAGGCGCGCTGACGGCGCACGACGGCGGCGCGGACGGCCTCGCGGGAGCGTCCCGGGCCGGGGGTGGCGACCTGGGAGTCGACCTCCGCGGAGAGGCCGTCCGGGGTCGAGGCCGAGCCGGCCGGGCTCGCGGGGGAGGAGGCGGGGGCCGGCGTCGCGGGGGCGACGGGCGCGGCCTCGGGTGCGGCGGTGGGCTCGGGCGAGCCGCAGACGTTGCACCACCCATCCTCGTAGACGCCCGGGCAGCCGGGCTGGACGCAGCGGTTCACAGATGCACCCCCATCGTGCGGGCGAAGGTCTCCTGGGCCTGGACCAGCGCCTCGAGGCGGGTCAGGTCCGTCGGACGAGACTCGATCAGGGCGGCCGCCTGCTCGGCCAGGCCCCCCATCGCGGCCGTGGCGTCGGCGTCACCGGCGAGGGCCGCGCGCACCGCGCCGGCGCGCTGGGCGAGCTCCTCGCGCCGGGCGAGCGCCTGGGCGTAGGCGGTCTGGGCGATGCCGAGCGCCTTGTCGACGCGCTCCAGCTTGGACAGGTATGACGTGAGCTCGGCGGGCTCGCTCGGCACCGGTCCGAGGGCGGTCACGTCGGGCACGCCGAGCGTCGGCGCGGGCGTGACCAGCTCACGGGCGCGGCGGGCGAGGGCGCGGACGGCGTCGCCGCGGGCCTTCATCTCGGCGACCTCGCGGGTCGCCTGGGCGTGGTCGGCCTTGGCGTGCGCGCGGGCGGAGGCGGCGACGATGAGGTCGCGCTCGGCGGTCGCGGCGTCGGCCTCGAGGGGGCCGAGGAAGCCGCCGACGTCACCGCCGCGACGGGCGCGCTCCGTGAGGTCCTCGACCCGCTGGACCAGCCGGTCGTGCACCTCCTGGGCGGAGCCGCGGCGGCTCGTGGGGATGAGCGCGACCTGGTCGGCGATCCGGGCCACCTGGGCGCGCAGCGCGGTGAGGCGCTCGGTGGTGCGGGGGTCCGAGCCGTCGAGACGCAGGCGCGAGCGCAGGCTCGTGGCCAGGGAGTCCGAGAGCCGGCAGGCCTCGGGGAGCGAGACGGCCAGCGCCTGGGCTCCGGCACGGGACCCCGGCTGCTCCAGCGTGCCCCAGACGAGGGTGGTGATCCGGCGCCGCTCGTGCTCGCCGACCCGCCCGTCGTCCCAGGTGGCGAGCAGCAGCTCGAGCCGGTCGGCGACCGCCTGCCACAACGTCATCGACAGCGTGACGTCGGGCGTGACGGAGATCCGCTCCTGGGGGTCGGGCAGCTCCATGGCAGCCCGGTCCAGGGCCTCGAGCTCGCTGCGCCGCTGGTCGCGCCAGCGCAGCATCGCGTCGAGGTAGCGCAGCAGCTCCGGGGCCGGGACGTCGGTCCCGAGCGACCCCGGCGCCGGCGGCGCGACGGCATACGTCTGGGTCACGAGGACCTCCCACGGGGACCGCGGGAGAGCAGGAGCCCGGCGACGACCAGCACTCCGCCACCCAGCCCGAGCATGGTGGGGAGCACAGGAGAGGGCAGGTCGTCCATCGCGCGGAGCATCTCGCCGCGGGCCTGCTCCAGCCCGCTCACGTGGGCCTCGAAGGCCTCCCGCCCGGCCGCGACCAGGCCGATCGCCGCGGCGTAGTTCTCCTCCTCGCCCTCGGCCTCCCCGACGGCCTCGCGCGCCTCGAAGTAGGCCGTGAGGTGCGGGTCCCCCTCGGGCTCGAGGGAGTAGTAGTAGGCCTCGGTGTCCCAGTAGTCCGCCCGGCGGCTCAACGAGGAGCGGCTGGTGCCGTAGACGACGGTGAGGTCGTCGTGGACCTGGTCGACGATGTCGTCGACGACGTCGTCGGCGGCCCGGTGGTTCTCGGCGGCCTCGATCGCGGTGCGGGTGGGGCCGCCGGCGAGCACGGGGTAGAGGGAGATGGCCAGGCCCGCGCCCAGCACCAGCAGGGCCACGCTCACCCAGGAACGCGCGAGCACCGCCATGACGATCAGTGCGAGGAGGGCTGCGAGCCCGATCGACACCCACACGATCGACCCCACCGACCAGGTGAGGTCGTCCTCGTAGAGGTCTTCCACCTCGTAGGCGGCGACGGCGTAGGTGGCGCCGGTGCTGGCCTCCTCCCACAGGGTCAGTGACCGGACCGTGCCGATGCTCTCGTCGACCATGCCCTCGGCCTGCTCCAGCGTCCGGGAGCCGTAGTAGTCGGACTCGGAGGCCAGCGCGAGCGCTTCCTCGATCGAGGAGGAGCCGGGCACGGAACCTGCTGCCCCGGGCTCCCCGGCCATCCGGGCGGCCATGGCCTCGTCGATCTCCAGGGCGGCCCGCAGGTAGTGGACCCGGGCCTGGTCGAGGGAGTCGACCTCGGCCAGGGTCTCCTCCCCGATGGAGGACCCACCGGTCAGGCCCCCGAGAACGATGCCGCCGGCGGCCAGGAAGGCGAGGAGGACGGCGAAGCCGTGCGAGCGCAGCCCGGTGTAGCGCAGCGGCCGGGACGGTGGGCGCTGCACGACGCGCGCGGGCTTCTGGCCGCTCGTGGCCCGGGCCTTGCGCAGCAGCTTGGTCTCGCGGTCGTAGAGCTTCTTCTGGGTCTGCTCCAGCTCGCGCTCGCGCTCGCGCAGCTCACGGGCCTTCTGCTTCTCCAGCTCGGCGATCTCGCGCTCGGCCTCCCGCCGCTTGCGCTCGATCTCCTCCTGCGCCTCCCGGCGCTTGCGCTCGATCTCCTCGCGGGCCCGCTGCTCCTGGCGCCGCAGCTCCTCGGGCGTGGTGTCCTCCACGTCCGGGTAGTCCTGCCCCAGGATCAGCATCGGCCGCTCCGGGCCCCGCTCGTCCTCGTCGCTCACCGGCGTCCCCTCCTCGTCGTCCCGACCGGCACCCCGCCGGTCGTCGTGCACCCGCCCACGGTCAGCGGTAGTCCTTGAGCCGCTGCGTCAGCCCCGTCCACGCCGCGACCGCGGCGACCAGGCCCAGCAGCAGCGCCACGCCCGACGTGATCGCCGCCGGCGTGCCGATCGAGCTCGTCGCGGGGGCGAGACGGTTGTCGAGCAGCTCCTGCAGCGCAGCCTCGGCCTGGGCGAAGGAGGTCTCGGTCGCCCGGACGGCCTCCAGCGCGGCGGCGGGGCCGTCGGCCGCGAGGACCGCCTCGTGCCCGTCGACGACCTGCGTCCAGGCGGCCTCTGCGTCCCTGGACCCCGACTGGAAGACCGCGTCGCCTGCCACCATGCCGGCGGTCTCGAGGTCGGCGTCGTCGAGGCCGAGGACGGTGGCGTACTCCGCCTGCCGCGCCTCGCGAACCTCCTGCAGCGCGGTCGCCGCGGTGGCGACCTGGTCGACGCGGCGGTCGATGTCGAGCGGCAGGGCGGAGGGGTTGACCGAGACGTAGGACAGCCAGCCCGTGATGGCGGCCGCCACCAGGAGCGGCACGTTGATGATGCGCCGCGTCCGCAGCGCCAGCCAGACGAGGATGCCGCCGAGGAGAGCCGTCGAGAACAGCCCGACCAGGGCGGTGAGCATGGAGCGCGAGCCGGTCTGCAGGTCGGTGGCGTGCTGGGCGGCCACCTGCTGGGCGGTGTCCGCGGCCGTGCGCGCCAGAGCGCTCGCGGAGGCGTATGTGGTGGTCGCCGCCTCGGCGTCGTCCGGCGCCGTGGCGAGGGCCTCGCCGGTGAGCAGCCCGACGCGGACGAGGTCGCCGGCCACCTGTCCGGCCCGGCCGGCGTCTCCGCCGGACCGGGCGTGGGCGTCGGCGGCCGCGGTGAGCGGGGTCTCGATGTCGGCGTCGGTGCTCTCGCCGGCCACGGCCTCGGCCACCGCGCGGGCTGCGACGAGGTCGGCCTCGGCGATCTCGACGCGGGCCTCCTCGGCGGCGACCCAGTGGTTGGCGATGACGTTGGGCGTGCTGTTGAGGCCGCTCGTGTCGAAGGTGCCGGTCGCGACGACGCCGGTGAGCAGCGCCGCGGCGGTGGCGGCGGTGCGCGCGACACGCAGCAGGCGCGGCGTGCTGGAGCGCTGGGTGCCGGGGTCGGGTTGCGGCTGCTGGGCCCGGGCCGCCGGGGCGTTCTGGTTGGCCTGGGCGGGGGCGTTCTGCGCGGTCTGGGTGGTCGCGGTCTGGGCGGCGGTGGCCGTGGCCTGACCGGCCGTGCCCTGAGCCGTGGCCCGGGCCGGGTGCGCGGCGCCGGCGGGGGTGCTCATCGCTCGTCCTCGCCGGGCTCGGCGCGCTCGTCGTCGGGCTCGTCGAGGTCGTCGTCAGCGTCGACCGGCGGTTCGTCCACCTCCGAGGAGCCGCGCTCCCGAGCTGGGGCGGGCTCCATACCCTGCGGAGCATCGGCCACCGACGCGACAGCCACCGACGTGTCGACCAGGTCGCGGTCCTCGAAGTCCTCCTTGCGCAGCGTGCGCAGGTCCTCGACGCTCGGGTCCTCGGCGTCGCGCAGGCGCCAGGCGTGTCGACCGATCGCGGCCTCGAGCAGGTTGCGGGCGAAGCGGCCGTTGCCGAAGGACGGCCCGCGCGGGGTGGCCGCGAGGATCTCGCGGAAGCGCTCGGCCGCCTCCTCAGCGATGTCGTAGTCCATCTTGGCGGCGAGGGTGCGCTGGATCTCGGCGAGCTCGTCGTCGCTGTAGTCGTCGAACTCGATGATCGTCCGGAAGCGGCTCTCGAGCCCGGGGTTCATGGAGATGAACTCGGCCATCGGCTCGGGATAGCCGGCCACGATGACGACGAGGTCGTCGCGGTGGTCCTCCATCTCCTTGACGAGGGTGTCGATGGCCTCCTTGCCGTACTGGTCGCCGTTGAGGCTGTAGGCCTCGTCGATGAAAAGCACGCCGCCCAGCGCCGACGCGACGACCTCGGCGGTCTTGGCGGCGGTCTGGCCGAGGTAGCCGGCGACGAGCTCGGAGCGGTCGACCTCGACGAGCTGGCCCTTGCTCAGCAGGCCCAGCGCGCGGTAGATGCCGCCGACGAGGCGGGCCACGGTCGTCTTGCCGGTGCCGGGGTTGCCGACGAAGACCAGGTGCCGGGTCAGCGTGGCGACCTTGAGGCCCGCCTCCTGACGGCGGGCGTCCATCTTGAGGACGGCGACCTGCCGGTGGATCTCGGCCTTGACGCGGGTCAGGCCGGTGAGCTCGTCGAGCTCGGCGAGCAGCTCCTCGACTGAACGCTCGGGCTGGGCCGGCTCCTCCGGCTCGGGCTCGGGCGTGCCCTCCGGCGGGGCCTGGGTCTGCACCTGGTCGGGGTATGCCGTGGTGCCCGGGACGGCGCCGCCGCTCGGGTCGCCGCCGTCGAGGCCGGCGGGCGGGTAGGGCGGCAGCTGTCCCCCGGGGCCGCCGGCCTGGCCGAGGCGGCCGACGTGGCCGAGCATCTCGCGGACGCGCTCGGACTGTTCCTGGGCGCGGCGCAGCAGGTCGGAGGACAGGTCGCGGAGGCCGTCGTGGCTGGTGGGGAGGCCGGGGGCGGTGCCCGGGGTGACGGGGGCGGCGCCCGGGACCTGCGGGGCGCCCGGAGCCTGCGGGGCGCCCGCGGCCGCGTCCGGAGCAGCCGGCATCGGCACCGGGCTGTCGGCCGTGCCATGCCCGGAGACGCCCGCGGCGCCGAGCTGGGTGCGGGCCGCGACGGCGGCGCGGCCCACCGTGTCGGCGTCGGCACCCGGCACCGTGCAGGCGGCGGTGGCGACGTCGGAGAGGGCCACGGCATACCCCTGGGCACGGGCGCTGGACTCCGCCAGCAGCGTGCCGAGCAGGGTGGTGGGGATCGAGCCGTAGCGGCGGCCGCGGGGGACCATCCCGAAGAACTCGCTGGCGGGGCGCCCGAAGGTCTCGCCCCAGATCCGAGCCATCGGCATGGTGTCGGTGGAGCGCTCCAGGACGGCCGCGGCGAGCGCCATGCCCTCGGCGCGGACGGCGCCCTCGTCGAGGCCGGCCTCGCGGCCGACCCGGGCGAGCACGTCGACGGCGTCGCGCAGGGGCTGGGTGGTCATCGGTCCCTTCCTTCGGGCGGGCTGAGGGGCGAGCCGGTGGCGGGCGCCGGGTCGGCGGGCTCCGTGGGCTGCGGCGGCACGACGGCCCGGTCCTCGGCGGTGATCCGCAGGTCGCCACCGGCGCCGGCGCTGCCGAACTTCTCGGCGATGAACCGGCCCTGGGCGACGAGCTCGCGGGCGTCGTCGCGGTAGACGGCGTCGAAGACGCGGTCCATCGTCAGACCGAGCAGGTCGAGCTGGTCGACGAGCACCATGAGGGAGGTCTTGGCGCCGTCGACCGGGCGGGTGTCGGCATACCGGCGGGGGAGGCGCTGGTAGGAGCCGATCGCCTCGGGCAGGTAGTCGGTCGCGGTCGCGATGACGGTGTAGCCGAGGTCGTTGCCGCTGATCCGCGCGAGCCGGGGGACGGTGTCGCGCACGGTGTCGACGACCCGCTGGGCGCGCGCCACCACGACCGAGGGCAGCGCGCTCGAGGCGAGCAGCTCCTCGGTCTGGGTGAGCGCGGCATACACGTCGTCGGCCGTGGGCGGCGGGGGCAGGACCAGGCGTTCCTGCTCGTGCGCCGGCGCCCGGCCGAGCATGCGGTCCAGCAGGTCGGAGAACCCCATGCGGTCAGCGCCTGGTGGGCGGGGT
This genomic interval carries:
- a CDS encoding vWA domain-containing protein, encoding MAEFTATVHQNEFLPDGGTDVHAIVSITCTGAGTVTPMSSASGEAGEIIIVDVSGSMDVQGVQAAAYAASAALDQIVDGVYFAIIAGNHEAALCYPDGMSAAMVRMSPQTRLEAKRSLQRLAPGGGTAMGRWLMAAAQLFGTVPALTKKHAILLTDGANQHETPQELSWAIEQVRGRFQADCRGLGAAWQVAEVRRIAEALMGGVELIRTWDGLPEDFARLMQQSMGRGIADAQLRVWAPQGAEILFVKQVSPTLEDLSPRRTQINPLTGGYDTGAWGDETRDFHVAVRLAPKAVGQEQLASRVQLAVGGQVVAQGLVKARWSADSLLTAQISPEVAHYTGQTELASAIQDGLRAKALGDDATATSKLGRAVQLARETGDEAATSRLARVVDIEDAATGRVRLRRNVDKLDEMELDTASTKTTRVRPT
- a CDS encoding PP2C family protein-serine/threonine phosphatase, whose translation is MTTEQPEQPAPTTPDEKIVPLTPPDPVEVEVTENPGVAADGTLQPEAGVETERHPVPEAEIDSAEADLEEDLDGEPDLDEEPEPFTDGPPPLPTPMLVLDGELPPEPEPVAEEPVDHGTCRCGGAFDADGWCTECGERRPDPRHHFTARPADHVAAVCDRGIRHTDNEDAMAVWAGEDGSAALVVCDGVTTATRSAEASLGAAEAALQTLTSTSGSAAERIVAATDAAAEAVAQVGRDFPDSAPSCTYVAVVVEDGLATYGSVGDSRGYWIPDEGEPRRLTTDDSMAEEQIRAGLDRASAESGALAHTITRWLGPDSPDHRPVITTQQVGEPGWVLACTDGLWNYASEPADLRAVLRQEERRVGRDPLDLAQALVAWANGRGGADNITVALARTGAHASAPAIAEEQTRDTPHPAASDELTVETPHPAAAEGADARQDGTHG
- a CDS encoding serine/threonine-protein kinase; the protein is MNRCVQPGCPGVYEDGWCNVCGSPEPTAAPEAAPVAPATPAPASSPASPAGSASTPDGLSAEVDSQVATPGPGRSREAVRAAVVRRQRASARHRRTTLGMGLTQVPPVPVGDPMQALMVDPQVPEERRVCPNCGAKVGQAAGEAGGRQQGFCPQCRAPYSFTPKLQPGELVAGQYEVAGALAHGGMGWIYLARDKNVSDRWVVLKGLLNTGDSDALEAAVAEQQFLAQVKHPLIVEIYNVVTHDGDAYTVMEYVGGTSLKQMLKQRMTTAGRYDPFPVDQALAFVLETLPAFSHLHDLGLLFCDFKPDNLIQEGDGVKLIDLGGVRRQDDLESPIYGTVGYQAPEVAEVGPSVASDIYTIGRTLCVLTFEFRGYQSEYVDSLPPVSQVPAFVENDAFYRLVARCCAPDPNDRFLTIDELRTQMIGVLRQVVASRSDHAATMSAHSMAFEAPVSTGETLSWWELPELKRDETDPMLDWLSSLQVGDPVALHSTLVGHDQQTPEVLLARARAGVRVGQRAWVDDALSQLLREDPWDWRAAWVRGLWELSQAGPDEESTRRAGQAAASQFAAVRDALPGEIAPRLALALASELGGYAKAAELDYERVWRTDAAYVAPAAFGLHRVRLGRGDVEGAIRALDSVPAGSRAHPRARWLRAELQRRRGSLADLRESMYAVSRLTLDPKQRALFNATIYEQALGQVAQHGERPDWRLGEVPVTRDALRRALEAEYRTLADYTPDPVERATLIDKANAVRPWSWT
- a CDS encoding AAA family ATPase; translated protein: MTTQPLRDAVDVLARVGREAGLDEGAVRAEGMALAAAVLERSTDTMPMARIWGETFGRPASEFFGMVPRGRRYGSIPTTLLGTLLAESSARAQGYAVALSDVATAACTVPGADADTVGRAAVAARTQLGAAGVSGHGTADSPVPMPAAPDAAAGAPQAPGAPQVPGAAPVTPGTAPGLPTSHDGLRDLSSDLLRRAQEQSERVREMLGHVGRLGQAGGPGGQLPPYPPAGLDGGDPSGGAVPGTTAYPDQVQTQAPPEGTPEPEPEEPAQPERSVEELLAELDELTGLTRVKAEIHRQVAVLKMDARRQEAGLKVATLTRHLVFVGNPGTGKTTVARLVGGIYRALGLLSKGQLVEVDRSELVAGYLGQTAAKTAEVVASALGGVLFIDEAYSLNGDQYGKEAIDTLVKEMEDHRDDLVVIVAGYPEPMAEFISMNPGLESRFRTIIEFDDYSDDELAEIQRTLAAKMDYDIAEEAAERFREILAATPRGPSFGNGRFARNLLEAAIGRHAWRLRDAEDPSVEDLRTLRKEDFEDRDLVDTSVAVASVADAPQGMEPAPARERGSSEVDEPPVDADDDLDEPDDERAEPGEDER